The sequence AACTCGCTTGCCGTCCCGTCTCTGGCCGATCGTGTACGGCAGGAGCGTCGGCGGGACTTCGAGAGCCGGGACGGCAAGCTGATGACGCTGTTCGTCTGCTCGAAGATCCTTGGGCCGTACACGCACCCTGAGGATCCTCGGTTGGAGCTTGCACAGCGCATGGCCGAGCAGGTCATTGATGAGCTTCAGGCGGAGTGATCACGCGAGCGGTCGCGGAGGAGCTTCCGGTACTCCTGGACGGTCCGCTCCTCCACCTCGGCTGCCAGGGCTCCGACGAGTTCCTCCAGGTGGGTCGGTTCGTCGGTGCCCACGGCGATGGAGCCGACCCGCGGGAGATGGTAGGCGACTCTGAATGCTCCCTGGACGCTGGAGAGTCGACCGCCGTCCTGGAGGAAAAGGCGCGGGTCCAACCTGTCCCACACCGAGGCACTGGTGCTGCCCCCAAAGGGACTCATCCCCCAGACCTCGCCATAACCCAGCTTCCACGCGTTGATGAGGGTCTCCGCCGCATCTAGCGTTCTGGCGCCGACCAGCAAGCCGGCGCGCACCATGAGAACCGATGGCCTCGGCACGGTCAGGTCGACCAGGCTCAGTACCGGTGACGGATCCCACGACGCGACCCCCCAGGCGCCGCACAGTCCCTTCTCTTTGGCGTCATCCAAGGCGGCGCACGCCGCTGCAAGCACATCCTTCTGGTGCGGGGCAGCTTTCCGGAGCGAGTGTTCCGGGTTGTGCAGGAACACCAGGTCCGGCTCCCGCCCCAGGTTCTTGGCCGCCTCCTCCACGGCCGAGTTCAGCCGCGTGGGATCGAGGGAGTGCTCCACCCCGTCGGGCCCCGGGAAGTAGCCGACCTTCGTGGAGACCGTGAACTTCGGCAGCAGGTCGCCGGCTGTCCGAGCCAGGACCTGGTGCGAGCGGAAG comes from Streptomyces sp. FXJ1.172 and encodes:
- a CDS encoding aldo/keto reductase, whose translation is MRGPDPRVVLGLHRSRHERRLLTGALDLGVTALDTSTNYLDFRSHQVLARTAGDLLPKFTVSTKVGYFPGPDGVEHSLDPTRLNSAVEEAAKNLGREPDLVFLHNPEHSLRKAAPHQKDVLAAACAALDDAKEKGLCGAWGVASWDPSPVLSLVDLTVPRPSVLMVRAGLLVGARTLDAAETLINAWKLGYGEVWGMSPFGGSTSASVWDRLDPRLFLQDGGRLSSVQGAFRVAYHLPRVGSIAVGTDEPTHLEELVGALAAEVEERTVQEYRKLLRDRSRDHSA